The Candidatus Nanogingivalaceae bacterium DNA segment TCAGGTAAATGTTCATCAGAATAGTTCTCATTTCGAAAACGCGGACCAAGGTCATAAACCTTTTCGAAACCAGCTCCAAGCAAACGCTTTAGAGGAAGTTCGTGACTAATTCGAAGATAGAATTGTGCGCTATCTAGCGCATCCATATGCGTAACAAACGGATTTGCATCGGCTCCACCAGTAGTGTGCTCAAGGACAGGAATATTAATCTCAAGAAAACCTCGGCTATTCAAAAAGTCTCGTGTTGCTTTCCAGAATTTTGAACGACGCACAAAACGGTCGCGAACGTCAAGATTTACGTTCATATCCACATATCGTCTTCGAAAACGTTCTTCCTTATTGGTAAAACCATCTTGCTTTGTTGGCATTGGTCGCAATGATTTTGAAAGAAGTTTTAGTTCATAAGTTTCAATTGAAATTTCACCAGTTTTTGAACGAATTACTTTTCCGTCAGCTTGAACAAAATCACCAACATCAAGCAAATTCAAATTTTTTAAACCTATTAGGTTTTTCTCTTTTGAAGTTTCAGCTAAATTTTGCGCCGTAATAAATAGCTGTATTTTTCCTGAAAAGTCGCGCAAAACAATAAAGGCAATTTTACCAAATTTTCGAATACCGGCAATTCGCCCAGCAATTTTCACTTCTTGGCCTTCCATATCTTCAAAGTTAGCAACAATCTCACCAGCCATTGCTGTTCTTTCTGTTTCTGCAGGATATGGGTTTAAACCAAGACTTTTAATCTCTTCTAGTTTTCGTAGTCGCTCTTCGCGTAGTTCTTTCATTGTAGCCATAATTAACTATTATTTTAGCACATTTTCGAAACTTTTGCCAATTTTCATA contains these protein-coding regions:
- a CDS encoding lysine--tRNA ligase — encoded protein: MATMKELREERLRKLEEIKSLGLNPYPAETERTAMAGEIVANFEDMEGQEVKIAGRIAGIRKFGKIAFIVLRDFSGKIQLFITAQNLAETSKEKNLIGLKNLNLLDVGDFVQADGKVIRSKTGEISIETYELKLLSKSLRPMPTKQDGFTNKEERFRRRYVDMNVNLDVRDRFVRRSKFWKATRDFLNSRGFLEINIPVLEHTTGGADANPFVTHMDALDSAQFYLRISHELPLKRLLGAGFEKVYDLGPRFRNENYSDEHLPEHIAMEWYAAYWDWRDGLKFQEEMFKYVLEQTFGTLQFKLGKFDVDLSKKWEEWDYAETIEKRYGLNPYTCSLEEVKAALKANNLEIEQTENKARGIDKLWKNIRKDVTGPIWLVNTPTFISPLAKTHSDSPEMTQRAQVVIAGSELCNLFSELNDPIDQLNRFVEQQKMRDDGDEEAMMLDIDYVEMLEYGMPPACGMGYSERVFWIFEGVTAREGVPFPQLKHEVSETTKDIYPGLNI